In Shewanella sp. GD04112, the sequence TTGGTTTTGAAAAGGTAGAAGATATCGGCCTGTACGAGAAGCTGTTAAAAGATGGCTTTAAGGTGATCGCTAAAGCACTGGCCGACCTTGACCAAGTGTTTGTGGATACCAAGTTCGAGTTTGGTTATGTGACCGATAAAAACGGCAACTCAAAACTGATCTATATGGATGAAGTCGGCACCCCAGATTCATCCCGCATTTGGGACGGCGCCGCCTACCGCGATGGTAAAATCCTTGAAAACTCTAAGGAAGGCTTCCGTCAGTTCCTGCTGAACCACTTCCCCGATCCAGATATTCTGCTCAACAAAGACAGAATGCCTGAGCGCGAAGCCCTCGCCCGTGATAATGCCCTGCCATTAGAGGCCATGATGGATGTGTCACGCACTTACACCGGCATCGCCGAGAAGGTGACTGGCGCGGCAATTCCGCTGCCAGCCAATCCAAAGGCAGATATTATTAAGATCCTACGTGAAGAGTATGATCTGATTGTTTAATCAGATTTCGATGGGGTAGGGAGTTTTCCTTAACCTCTAAATGTAGAAAAGGCGCTTAGGCGCCTTTTTGTTTGAGTCATTTAAACACTTAACCAATACAACGCTGATAATTAAGCACTGTCATTCCAGTGACACGCCGCCTATATCTTAAAAAAGCAGTATCCATGAGGGCTCGACGACGGCATCTGATACATACGGAAGTGCGAATGTTGCGATCACATGGATGTGAATGAGTGACCATACCGTCAACGGTCACTTACATGCCAATGCTTAATCCCACCAACTCTCCAGTAATCTGAATGCCTTCAAATAGGTAGTGTTCAAATTTCTGTGTCATTTCTTTAAGCTATACCAAAAAGAGATGATTTATGACCACACCTACTTTTGATATCAATGCTGCCATTCAAGCGCTGCGTGAAGGTAAAGACCTCACCGGCAAGGATGGCATCTTAACCCCTTTGATTAAGCAACTCACTGAAGCGGCCTTAGCCGCAGAGTTGGATGGCCATTTGGCGAGCACTGAAGGCGCTAATCGTAAAAACGGTAAAACCACTAAAACAGTTAAAAGCCCCATTGGTAACTTTGAGTTGAACACGCCCAGAGACAGAGCGGGCACCTTCGAGCCTCAATTAGTCAAAAAGCACCAAACCCAGCTTACCGATGAAATGGAGCGTAAAATCATTGGCTTATTTTCATTAGGCACCAGCTATCAAGATATTCGTGCACATATCGAAGACATGTACGGCATGTCGGTGTCCAACGGCACGGTGAACGCCATTACTGACAAGTTACTACCTGAGCTTCAGGCATGGCGGGAACGCGAGCTAGAGCCGCTTTACCCCGTCATATGGCTCGATGCGATTCACTATAAAATCAAAGAGAATGGTCGCTTTATCAGCAAGGCGGTTTACACCATTCTGGCCCTTAACGTCGAAGGCAAGAAAGAGCTATTAGGCTTATATCTGTCTGATAATGAAGGGGCTCACCATTGGTTAAGCGTACTAACCGACCTGTATAACCGTGGGGTGAAAGACATCCTCATCGCCTGTGTGGATGGCCTTAAAGGCTTTCCTGAAGCGATTGAAACCATATATCCACAGACGGAAGTACAGCTGTGCGTCATCCATCAAATTCGCAACTCAATGAAGTATGTCGCGTCCAAGCACCAAAAAGCCTTCATGGCCGATTTAAAGTGTGTTTATAGTAAGCGGTTAATAAACCCCACATACCAATAATACCAATACTTTGACATAGTGCCTTTTTCATCGGAGGCACTATGAACCAAGAGCAAAAGCGCGCCCATTGGGCAACAGTTGTTGAGCAACAAAAACAAAGCACGCTTTCCATCAAGCAATTCTGTGCAGACAGCGGCATCAGTTATCAAACCTTCTACTATTGGTCTAAGCGATTGCGTTCTCCTGACGCAACGCAAACACTTCAGCCTATTATTTTCAATGAATATGAAGAGACGAAGGCTGAGTCGGTGATCATTACTTTTGCCAATGGTATTCGCGCTGAATTACCAACAACACTGAGTACCGCTCAGATCAAACACTGGGTGGATGCCTTGCAATGACTCCCTCCGGCAAGGTCTTTCTGGTCTCCGGTGTCACCGACATGCGAAAGTCTATCGATGGTCTGTCGCTCATTGTCGCCGAACAACTCGACATGGACCCGTTCAGCGAGGCCTGGTTTATATTCTGTAATCGCGGACGCGATAAACTCAAAATCTTGTTTTGGGATACCAACGGGTTTTGGCTTTACTATCGCCGTTTGGAGAACGGTACCTTCAAATGGCCTCGCCCGAATTCCCAGGGCGTGATTGTCATTAGCAAACCGCAACTTCACTGGTTGCTCTCTGGGCTGTCACTCGAGAACAACAAAGCCCATCGGCCTTTAAATGGGCTAGAAGTGTGATGCTAGACACTGATCGTAATTTTGCACTTGAACGATCCTTTTTAACCGTCACACTGGGCACCATACAATGCTGTAGATGATGCCCAGTGACCGACTACCCCGATGATATAGAACAACTCAAGGCCATGCTTCTTGCCAAGGATGCATTGTTGCAGGCCAAAGAGGAGGAAGTCGCCGCCCTCAAAACGCAGGTGCAATTGCTCGTTGAGCAGCTCAACCTCAGCAAATCCAAACGCTTCGCTGCCCAAAGCGAAAAAGTCGCCAAAGGAACGTTCAACGAAGCTGAACAGCAAAACGCGTTGCCTTCCTCACCTAAAGAGCGCAGAAAAACGGGTCGTAAACCGCTGCCTGCTGACCTTGAACGCGAGGTGCAAACCCATACCTTAAATGCGCCGTATTGCGACTGCTGTGATGCGCCTTTACATGAATGCGGTAAGGAAATCAGCGAAACCCTGAAAATCCTACCTCAGCGAGTGAGTGTCATTCGCCATGAGCGCACCAAATATGCTTGTCGCCACTGCGAGCAAACAGCCGAAACCAGCAAAGTGGTCACAGCTCCAAAACCGGCGAGTATGCTCCCTAAAAGCCTTGGCAGTGCCGAGGCCTTCGCCGCCGTGGTCACCGCCAAATACGTCGATGCACTGCCGCTCTACCGTCAGGTAGATATCCTGAACCGCTCGGGTATAGATATTAGTCGCGCCACCTTGGCCAACTGGTGTGTGCAGCTTGGCAGTAAAGTGCAGGTCATTATCGATGCAATGAAAGCGCAGCTCCTAAAAGAATCCCTCATCTGCGCCGATGAAACCACGGTGCAAGTGCTCAGAGAAGAAGACAGACAGGCCCAGTCCAAATCCTATATGTGGGTTTATCGCAGCGGCGAGTTCACCCCCAATCCCGTCGTCATCTACGACTATCACCCCAGCCGAGCAGGCGCTTGTGTGCGCGAATTCCTTGGTGATTACCATGGTTATCTGTTGTCAGATGGTTACAGTGCGTATGACACGGTAGACGGTGTCACTCAAGCCGCGTGCATGGCGCATGTGCGCCGCAAGTTCACCGATGCTCAAAAGGCATCCCCTTCGAAAAAGGCAGGGAAACCCGAAAAGGCCCTGGCCTTTATCGCCAAACTGTATGGGATAGAAAAGCGAGCCAAAACGCTGTCGGCCGAAGCCCGCCAACAGCTGAGGATGCAAGAAAGCCTCCCCATATTGAATGACTTCAAAGCGTGGCTCGATAGCCTGAATGTGCTGCCCAAAGGAGCATTAGGCCAGGCCATCACCTACACCAAGAATCAGTGGCCTAAGCTGCTGACCTACCTGGAAGATGGACATATCAGCATCGACAACAATGTGACAGAGCGGGATATCCGGCCGTTCACGACGGGGCGAAAAAACTGGATGTTCTCAACGTCAGTCGGTGGTGCGAAAGCCAGTGCCAATCTGTATAGCTTGGTCATGACGTGTCGGGCGAATGACATCAACCCCTATTATTACTTCCGGCACCTGTTCACGGAGTTGCCAAAGCGTTCAATCGCCGATGATATGTCGGATCTGATGCCATGGAATGTTGATCTCAGTGGAATTGAGTAGGGCTTCACTGGTTCATTAACCGCTTACTGTTTATAAGGCTGCCACCTTGAATGCGGCCGAGATGGCACTGGATGAACTGGAGACAAAATGGGGTGATAAATACCCTGTAGTGATTAAGTCATGGCGCAACAAGTGGGCACTGCTATCGGTTTATTTCAAATACCCTGACTACGTTCGGACCGCCATCTACACCACCAATGCTGTTGAAGCCGTGCATCGCCAATTCAGAAAGTTAACTAAAACCAAAGGTGGTTTTGCTAACGAGAACAGTTTACTCAAGCTGCTTTACGCGGGTATATTGAAGGCCTCTGAGCGCTGGACTCACCCCATCCAAAATTGGAATTTGACGCTATCACAGCTCTCAATCCATTTTGAGGGGCGCTTAGAAAACCATATCGATCTGTGAAATTAACCTGACACAGAATTATGAACAGCCTCGAAAAATATTAAACCGGGTTATCACTCTATCCACATAAAAACAACCGGCCCAGCAAGAGGGAAGGGATTAGAATCCAAAGTATACCCATTAGTAGCTCAGGAGTGCATTCGCTATGAAATATCAGCTCAACACCGTACTGGCATTTCGACTGATTGGGATATTAGAGTATTAAATGAAACACCAATTCCCTCGTGTATACCCTCCGAAAAAAAAGAAGAAAAACTAACTATAGTTCCACAATATGCACAAATAGAAGGTAATGCAAGTTGCCTTAATACTGAAGAAATAACCACAGAGATGACCCCCGTTACTTTATATCATTCGCTTACGACCTGTATAAATAACAAGTCATACGACTTAGCCGTTTATAACTATTTTTCAGCAAGTGCATATGCCTATTTTGATACATTAAGAGTGAATGATAAAACAGCTCATGGCATTATCGATATAGTCATGAAAGATTCTATTTGGACGCTGAGCGCCTTAGAACAACATAATTTTGAAAACTACTTAAGCCAATTTTTGGCTTCTGAAGAAAAAGCCAAAGCCTGTTCGTATCTGATAAATAAAGGAATGCCACACTATACCCCAGATTATATGACCAAATACGGAACTAAAATTTCGAATCTAAATCCTAAACTCTACGACGAACTGTGGAAATCAACTTTAGTTAACTATCTGAAATGCAACATATAGATATATATAACAAATAGAAATAGATGGGACACACATAAATCTTTTTAGATTCACAGCTAAAATCAGAGCATCAAAAGTTCAGAAGTTGCTAAAGGGCGTTGAAGACTCTTTATTAAATGGATAGCGCGTGACGCAGACAGGACGTCTGCGTAGCTTTCGGGGGGGAAGGGACGCCCCATCGGAAGCGTTAGCGATTTTCGAATAAGCACGAAGCCACTAACCAATGCATGTAACTTCGCTAGGGGCGTCTTGGAGCATCCAAGGAGGATAGGACGAGCAGTCCTCCTTGGTCGGGTGTGGGGTGAAGCCCCACGACTTTGATTCACCTCGGCCGTTAGGCCGCAATGACTACAGTTATTCACAGGAAAATTGTGAAAGGCAAAGATGGGATATGGGTGTAAATCAGAGCAGCCAAAGCTAACCGCCCAGTTGCTACCTTCAACCCAAGGCTAAATCTTCACACAGACAAACAGCGCATTACCTGAGCTTAAATCCCATGGGACGATTTTTTCATAATCGTGTTCAAAGATATGCACTTCAAAATATGGCGCGAGTAAGGCTTGCAGCTCCGCAAAACTGGTCGCGACCATAGTATGTTGGTCTTGCCATAACTCAGTCTGATGCGCAGATATATCTGTATCCCCTTCTAAATCAGTCTGTTGAGTAAAAGGCTGGTGACTCTTTGCAATACTCAGGTTTAATGACTGGTTTTCGCCTTGACCACTGTAATGCCAGCCAGATTCAAAGGCAAAATGGTGCCCCTCAAACTCGGCAAAATGCTTAATCGATAAGCGGTTATCGATGCGGTACTTATCAACCGAGTTAAAACAAAATATCCCGCCGTCATTCAGGGCGCGGTGCACACTGGCAATACAACTCTTAAGGCGCTCAATGCCCGCACTGTAATGAATGGAATATAAAAAACAGGTAATTAAATCCACTGGCTGCTCAAGATAAAAGGCGGTCATATCCTGTAGATTAAACTGCGCTTCAGGGCAGCGACGCATGGCCATATCGAGCATGGGTTGATTAATATCAAGACCACGACACTGATAGCCAAGGTCGATAAAATGCCTTACATGCGGGCCAGTGCCACAGGCTAAATCGAGGTGTTGCTTGCCATTATTGCCTAAGAACTGATGCAATCGATGGATGCTCGCACTCTGTTGTTGATAGTTGATATCGGAGCACATGAGATCGTAATAACCGGAGAGATCGGTATAAAGCGCGTTAGAAGACATAGCGGCAAACAGGAGCCATAGGCAATTAAGGGTGGCGCATGATATATCAGTTGGCTTAGAACCGATACACGCAATTCCGCCCTAGAGTCGAGAGCAAAACGCGAGAATCCATTTTATTCAATAAAACAGCGAACTAGGATAAAAGATGGGACTGGCGTTTTCTCAACTCGGCTCGCTGAGTGGGATATGCCTTTACGGCCAAGCATATAAAAATGGGCTGCTCAGTTGAGCAGCCCATTGCGATAGAGAGTCATACTCACATCGCGGTTTTATTTGAGTTTATAAACCACTTCGACTCTATCTTCGATAGTCACTTGGCCATATTGATAGCTTTCGGCGGCGCCCATGGCATCGGCCTTGGCATTCATCCGTAACATTACGGGCTGCACAGGGCGTTGATCGTAATAACGAATTTGCCACACCTTACCTAAGTTCTCCCCAAATCCCTTGGCTAAGCTTTCGGCTTTTTGTTTAGCATCGACAATCGCCGCTTGGCGCGCCTTGGCCACATACTCGGCCTCTTTGCTCGACTTAAGGGCGATATTATTAACCCTGTTAATCCCCTCCTCTAAGGCGGAGTCCAAAATCGTATTTAAGCGGGCTAAATCACTAATGGTAACTGTGATTTGGCGACTCGCGGTATAACCACTCAGCTCTGGCGCCTTATCCTGGGCATACACATATTGCGGCTGCAGATTTAAGTTAGCGCTTTGGATTTGCTCCTTGGTAATGCCCGCAGCGGTTAAACGGGCGATAAATTTCGCCACTGCGGCATCCGAATTATCCTTAGCGGCCTTGGCCTCTTTCTCAGTAACGGCGACTTCGACATTAAGCTCTGCCATATCCGGCTCAACCTGAATTTGGCTTACGCCCATGGTTTCGATATGGGGAAAATCTACGTCGGCGGCCATCGCCTTTGCAGTAAACACACCTGAAAAAAGACCACCAGCCACTAATACAGCTAAAAGAGAATGCTTCATTGTTAACTCCAACTAAATCATTTAAGGCGAGACTGCCGTGGTTCTGACGCGGCGGCTATCGGTTAAAAGTGCGACTCGCTGTACCAATATGTAACAGCCCGATTTGTCGTCCGTTGCGATAGCCACGCATCATGCAAACTACCCCTATAAACGCAGGCAAAAATAAAAAGGGTTAATTTTTTTGAAAATTTTTTAATCGGTGGCGAGCGGCAGTGCACAGGGCCATTCAAACCTTAAAGCCATTCATCCAAGATGAAATGCGGCGGGATAACTAAGCTACGGACTCTGCCGCGCCGCAACTGGTAGAAACGCACTCTTGGCTGTACACTTTTCACCCAAAGACACTGTACCTTTTAATCACTTCAGGTATAATCCGCGCTCTTTTTACGGCGCTCTTTTATCAGCATCAGCGAGACACCATGACAGTTGAAACTTTTAATCCTAAGCAAACAACCACGCTTGAGACCCCAGCCAAGACATTAGAAGCAGCGAGTGCTGATTCTACTGCTACAGGGAATCGCATCGGTTTCGTGTCTTTGGGTTGCCCAAAAAACCTAGTGGACTCAGAGCGCATTCTGACCCAATTACGCATCGACGGCTATGAAGTCACCAACAGCTACGACAATGCCGATCTGGTTATCGTCAACACCTGTGGCTTTATCGATGCGGCGGTTGAAGAATCCTTAGATGCGGTGCGCGAAGCCCTAGAAGAAAACGGCAAAGTGATCGTGACCGGCTGTTTAGGCGCCAAGGAAAACCAAATCCGTGAAGTGCACCCTGACGTGCTCGAAATCACGGGTCCACACAGCTACGAAGCCGTGTTAAAGCATGTACACAAGTACGTGCCAAAACCAGAGCACAACCCATTTACCTCGTTAATCCCACAAACTGGGGTTAAGTTAACGCCTAAGCATTATGCTTATTTAAAGATTTCAGAAGGTTGTGATAACCGTTGTACCTTCTGCATCATCCCTGCTCTGCGTGGCGATTTAGACAGCCGCCCAGCGGGTAGCGTATTAGATGAAGCCAAGCGTTTGGTTGAATCGGGCGTGCAAGAAATTTTAGTCGTTAGCCAAGACACCTCTGCCTACGGCAAAGACAAGGGCGGTCGCACCGACTTCTGGAACGGTATGCCAGTGAAGCAAGACATCACTAGCCTTGCTCGCCAGCTGGGCAAGATGGGCGCTTGGGTACGTTTACACTACATCTACCCATACCCATGGGTTGACGATCTGATCCCCTTGATGGCCGAAGGTTTAATCCTGCCATACCTAGATATTCCAATGCAGCACGCCAGCCCACGCATCCTGAAGATGATGAAGCGTCCAGGCCGTGTTGACCGTCAGTTAGAAGCCATCCAACGCTGGCGCGAAATCTGCCCAGACTTGGTGATCCGCTCAACCTTTATCGTGGGCTTCCCAGGCGAAACCGAAGAAGACTTCGAAATGCTGCTCGACTTCCTGCGTGAAGCGCGCCTCGACCGCGTAGGCTGCTTCAAGTACTCAGAAGTAGAAGGCGCTGTAGCCAACACCATCGCTGAACTTATCAGCGAAGACGTGAAGGAAGACAGATACCACAGATTTATGGAAGTCCAAGCCGAGATCAGCGCCGAGCGTTTAGCCTGTTTCGTTGGCCGCACTATGGATATTCTGATCGATGACGTAGACGAAGAAGGCGCCATTGGCCGCAGCTTCGCCGATGCTCCAGAAATCGACGGCATGGTCTTTATCAACGGTGAAACCGAACTCGAACCCGGCATGTTAGTTCGCGCTGTAATCACTCACTCGGACGAGCACGATCTGTGGGCCGAGTTAGTCGACGCCGACGCTGAAGATGATATCGAGGCTTAAGCACTCGGCTTAAACACTAGGCTTAGGCATTCGCGCTAAGCGCTTGCCCTTCGCATTCGATTCGCCGGATTAAAAGCATCAATAGCGAGCCCCTGATATTAATACTAATAGTCAAGGGGCTCGCTTTTTTATGGGCAATCGTTACCGACCTAGTGATAGGCATTGAAGGATATCAGCAGCAAATGGCACAGCAGATAAGTCGAGGGATAAGTTCGAGAATGGCGCGTTAAAGGTTTACAGAATAAGCATCAAAGAGAAATCGAGCAGAGATAAGGGAAAAACAAATCAGCGCGAGTAAAGTTAAGGGGTCTACACTAGGCTCCAGTGAGGCAAACTCCCATAAAGTCGAAAGGGGTATCGCCCCTGTGCTGATACCCCTTTCGGTTTGCTGCTTTACGGTTGTAAGACCCTTTGCCCTTTTTCGGCTTTTCGGTGCGCATTCTAAACAGTGAACTCGTCACCACTGCCTTGAGTGCGTTGTCGGTAATAGTGCCGCGACCATTTTCATGTTCGAGCACGCTAGTCTCTTTAAGCTTTGCCATAGGAACTCCTCAATTAATTTCATACAGGCCAAATACACCTCACTCGACCTGCGGCGACACTATAGCGCAATATGGCAGGATGTACAGAGTTTGTGCAGTAGTGCAAAGAATCACGCTTTTTATTATCAAAAAGTATGATAGATTAATTCAATAAAAATAATACATTAGGCTAACAAGCCTTCGCCTTAGTTGTACTTTTAGCTCGCCCATTGGCGGCAAGATTACCCTTTGTAATCACGGGATAAGGAGATCATTTTGCAATTTGCAGTTATTTATCGGCCCTTACTTAGCCTCGTTTTCCTATTACTCAGCCTCTTCCCCAGCTTAGCGCAGGCTTTTTCAAGCTCTGAGTGCATCATTACCATGGGTTATCGCACCAGTGAGCGCCTTCCCTTTATCCAACACGAACCCAATAACCAAGGGTTTTACCACGATATCTATCAAGCCGCCGCCGAGCGGATTGGTTGCAAACTCAGGATCACCCGCGCGCCTAAGATGCGGATTTTGCGGGATTTAAAACTCGGTAATATCGACTTTTACCCAGGCCTGAGTTTTAGTGAGGAGCGCGCTCAATTTGCCTTTTTTATTCCTAATGGCCTGTCGGAGCGCGCCATCGGCATAAGCCGTGCAGGAGCCGCCGATATACGTTCGTTAGAGCAGTTGTCCCAAAGCGGGATGACACTGTTAATCGCCCCCGGTAGCTACGACTTTAACGGCCTCCCCGAAACCATGTCGGTACGTAAACCGCCAGAACTCGATGTGCCTAAGGCCTTAGATTACCTGCTTGCCAGCCAAGGGGATTTTTTTATCTACGATCAGGCCACCATCAGCTACTACCTTAAACAGCGGGACATGAGCCAATTTAAGCTGCACCCCAATTGCTGCCAGCAGCCTCAGGCCATGTATCTGGGCTTTTCGAAAAAAAGCCGCCATTTTCGCGGGCAACATAACCCCAATTACCGAGCAGACTTACCCGTCAGCCCAGATAACAGCCCCAACAGACTCGCCGAAGATTCAAAGGCCTATGAGTTTGCCAAGGCACTCGCCGCCATGGACGCCGAAGGGGAAACCCAGCGTATCTACTTCAATCACTTCGGTTAATCCAAGGGCGTGTTAAACCGCGCCGCTTGTAATCCTCACCTTGGCGCTAACTTATCTTCATCTTGGCGCTAGCGAGCACTTAAGGCCGTTATTTCAGCTTTGTCTTTATAAGCTCTGCGACAATATGCCGCACCTGTCACACTGTGATGATCTTTATAATGCAGCGCAATTTATCCGAGTGAATGGAAGACAATAAGATGGCTGCAAATACTTCAACTATCCCCCACTGCTTTAAATGCTCCGCAATCGCCAGCGCACTGACCTTAGCATTAGGCGCTTCGGTTGCCTCACAGGCCATGGCCGACGAGACAAATCAGACGCAAATTGAACGTATTCAAGTCCATGGCGAACAGAGTATTGGCCGTAACACCTTAGGCTCGGCCGATGCCTTGCTGAAAGACCAAGGCGTGGATTTCTCCGAAGCGGGCGGCGTTTCCGCCTTGCCCGTGCTGAATGGCATGATGGGCGATCGCATTAAAGTGTTAGTCGATGGCGCGGATATCACCGCCTCCTGTGCCAACCAAATGAACCCACCACTTTCCTACGTTTCCGCTAATCAAATCAGCTCGGTAGAAGTGGTCGCGGGCGTGTCCCCTGTCAGTGCGGGCGGTGACAATATCGCCGGGGTGATTAAGGTTAATAGCCTGAATCCTAAATTTAGCGACAGCGAAGACCTCAGCTTCGAAAGCGGCGAGATTTCATCGGGATACCGCAGCACCAGCGATGCCTTCTTACTCGGCGCTAAGGCTGGAATTGCCAGTAAGAACTTAAGTTTCAGCTATCAAGGCGCCTATGAAGATGCCAATAGCTACCACGATGGTCACGGCGATAAAGTGCTCGATACCCTCTATCGTGCCCAAAACCATGCGTTAACAGCGGCATGGCGTGATGACAAACAACAACTGGCGATTAAGCTAACGCATCAGGCGATCCCTTTCCAAGGTTTCCCGAACCAATACATGGATATGACAGATAACAAGAGTTACGGTGCCCTAGTCCGTTATCTGCGTGATTTAGACAACGACGGTGAATTTAGCGCCCAGTTAAACTGGCACAGTGTGAAGCATGAAATGGGCTTCTTCACTCCGGAAAAAACCGGCAAGATGCCGATGAACACTGAAGGCAGCGATTACAGCTACCAACTGCATTGGCGCTTACCTATGGGCGATAACAGCACGTTACTCGTCGGCCAGGAATTTTATAACTATCAACTCGATGATACTTGGCCAGCAGTGCCCGGCACTATGATGGCCCCCAATGACTATATCAATATCAACGACGGTGAACGCCGCCGCGCCGCAGTTTATGGCGAGTGGCAGCAAAACCTCACGCCAGTCTGGTGGTTGTCTGCCGGGGTGCGTTATGAATATGTCACCACTGATACGGGCGAAGTGCAGGCCTACAGCAATATGCCCATGATGGGCATGCCGAATATGGATGCCGAAGCCGCAAAAGCCTTTAATGCTATGGATAGAAGCCGAGACGATAACCTTATCGACGCCACGCTGCTGGCGCGTTATCAGCTATCGGCCAAACAACAATTGGAATTTGGCTTAGCCCGTAAAAACCGCGCGCCAAACCTGTATGAGCGTTACAGCTGGGGCCGTGGCGTGATGGCAACCACAATGATCGGCTGGTATGGCGACGGTAACGGTTATGTGGGCAATCCCAATCTAAAGCCTGAAACGGCGCACACCCTGAGCGCGGCCTACAAGTTTGCGGGCGATGAATGGCAATTCTCGACCACGGCTTGGTATAGCGCAGTGACAGACTATATTGATGCCGAGGTGATTGGCAGCTTTAACCGTAGTGGCCTTGCCAACGGTAAACGCAATATCCTTAAATTTACCAACGAAGATGCCCATTTATATGGCGCTAAGTTGAGTGCGAACTACCTATTAGCCGATACCGACAGCGGTAAATGGCAGATGCAGGGCAAGCTGAATATCACCCGAGGCGAGCGAGATGAGGGTAACGAGCCGCTTTATCAAATCAAACCGCTACAAACCGAGTTAGCCCTTAGCCATCAACTAGGTGATTGGGAAAACCGCCTGTCATGGCAATGGGTAGCGACTAAGGATAAGGTCGATGATCGCCGCTTAGAAAATGAGACCGACAGCTATTCGCTGTTAAATCTAAGCAGCAGTATCAAATGGCAAGAGCTGAGTTTAACCTTTGCGATCAACAACCTGTTTGATACTTACTACGAACTACCGCTGGGTGGTGTCAACCTTGCCGAATTTAAGGCTGATAGCAGTGGTGGCTTTAGCCAAGTCGCAGGCTCGGGTCGCTCATTTGAATTAGGTGCTAGCTATCGCTTCTAATGCTAGCTATCGCTTCTAAAAAGTAGAACGACATAAAATCAAAAGGGCAAATGCAGTTGCATTTGCCCTTTTGTTTAAAGCTCATTCCGTTAACGCCGAACCGTTAGACTGAATGGCTCAATTGGGTCAACTCAATCAGTTACCCGCAACCTTCATCTCGGATAATAAGATCCCGCCGGTGCGGATAGACGAACGTAAATCGAAGTCTTTACTGACCGCCTGAATACCACGGAACATATCCTTCAAGTTGCCCGCGATAGTGATCTCTTCGACGGGGAACTGCACTTCGCCATTTTCAACGTAAAAACCGGCAGCGCCGCGGGAATAATCCCCCGTTACCATATTCACGCCCTGGCCCATCACTTCAGTGACAATCAAGCCAGTGCCCATGCCTTTGACTAGCTCATCGAAACTTTGGCCGGTGTGAGCCAGCGTCCAGTTGTAGATGCCACCCGCATGACCTGTGTTGGTTAAGCCTAGTTTGCGCGCCGAATAGCTGGTCAGCAGATAGCTTTCTAACATACCCCGGTCGATGATGCGTCTATCTTGCG encodes:
- a CDS encoding ribosome alternative rescue factor ArfA, producing the protein MAKLKETSVLEHENGRGTITDNALKAVVTSSLFRMRTEKPKKGKGSYNRKAANRKGYQHRGDTPFDFMGVCLTGA
- a CDS encoding transporter substrate-binding domain-containing protein; translation: MQFAVIYRPLLSLVFLLLSLFPSLAQAFSSSECIITMGYRTSERLPFIQHEPNNQGFYHDIYQAAAERIGCKLRITRAPKMRILRDLKLGNIDFYPGLSFSEERAQFAFFIPNGLSERAIGISRAGAADIRSLEQLSQSGMTLLIAPGSYDFNGLPETMSVRKPPELDVPKALDYLLASQGDFFIYDQATISYYLKQRDMSQFKLHPNCCQQPQAMYLGFSKKSRHFRGQHNPNYRADLPVSPDNSPNRLAEDSKAYEFAKALAAMDAEGETQRIYFNHFG
- the rimO gene encoding 30S ribosomal protein S12 methylthiotransferase RimO, giving the protein MTVETFNPKQTTTLETPAKTLEAASADSTATGNRIGFVSLGCPKNLVDSERILTQLRIDGYEVTNSYDNADLVIVNTCGFIDAAVEESLDAVREALEENGKVIVTGCLGAKENQIREVHPDVLEITGPHSYEAVLKHVHKYVPKPEHNPFTSLIPQTGVKLTPKHYAYLKISEGCDNRCTFCIIPALRGDLDSRPAGSVLDEAKRLVESGVQEILVVSQDTSAYGKDKGGRTDFWNGMPVKQDITSLARQLGKMGAWVRLHYIYPYPWVDDLIPLMAEGLILPYLDIPMQHASPRILKMMKRPGRVDRQLEAIQRWREICPDLVIRSTFIVGFPGETEEDFEMLLDFLREARLDRVGCFKYSEVEGAVANTIAELISEDVKEDRYHRFMEVQAEISAERLACFVGRTMDILIDDVDEEGAIGRSFADAPEIDGMVFINGETELEPGMLVRAVITHSDEHDLWAELVDADAEDDIEA
- a CDS encoding TonB-dependent receptor; this encodes MAANTSTIPHCFKCSAIASALTLALGASVASQAMADETNQTQIERIQVHGEQSIGRNTLGSADALLKDQGVDFSEAGGVSALPVLNGMMGDRIKVLVDGADITASCANQMNPPLSYVSANQISSVEVVAGVSPVSAGGDNIAGVIKVNSLNPKFSDSEDLSFESGEISSGYRSTSDAFLLGAKAGIASKNLSFSYQGAYEDANSYHDGHGDKVLDTLYRAQNHALTAAWRDDKQQLAIKLTHQAIPFQGFPNQYMDMTDNKSYGALVRYLRDLDNDGEFSAQLNWHSVKHEMGFFTPEKTGKMPMNTEGSDYSYQLHWRLPMGDNSTLLVGQEFYNYQLDDTWPAVPGTMMAPNDYININDGERRRAAVYGEWQQNLTPVWWLSAGVRYEYVTTDTGEVQAYSNMPMMGMPNMDAEAAKAFNAMDRSRDDNLIDATLLARYQLSAKQQLEFGLARKNRAPNLYERYSWGRGVMATTMIGWYGDGNGYVGNPNLKPETAHTLSAAYKFAGDEWQFSTTAWYSAVTDYIDAEVIGSFNRSGLANGKRNILKFTNEDAHLYGAKLSANYLLADTDSGKWQMQGKLNITRGERDEGNEPLYQIKPLQTELALSHQLGDWENRLSWQWVATKDKVDDRRLENETDSYSLLNLSSSIKWQELSLTFAINNLFDTYYELPLGGVNLAEFKADSSGGFSQVAGSGRSFELGASYRF